The Thermoclostridium stercorarium subsp. stercorarium DSM 8532 genome contains a region encoding:
- the metA gene encoding homoserine O-acetyltransferase MetA: MPINIPDNLPAYEILTSENIFVMTEERAIHQDIRPLRIAIFNIMPTKIVTETQLLRLIGNTPLQVDVVLLHPGTYKSKHTPDEHLRTFYKTFEDVKHEKFDGMIITGAPVEHMPFEEVDYWEELTRIMDWSKKNVYSVMYICWAAMAALYHFYKIPKYPLPEKLFGVFEHTVTVKNVKLLRGFDDVFYVPHSRHSEVRREDIEKVPDLEILSESPEAGVYIVRSRDDRQIFVTGHSEYDPLTLKTEYERDLKKGLNIKIPKNYFPNDDPSKMPVTRWRAHANLLFYNWLNYYVYQETPYNLDELNGY, translated from the coding sequence ATGCCAATAAATATACCAGACAACCTTCCGGCTTATGAAATACTGACAAGCGAAAATATTTTCGTGATGACTGAAGAAAGGGCCATACATCAGGATATAAGGCCCCTGAGAATTGCCATTTTTAATATAATGCCCACAAAGATTGTAACAGAGACGCAGCTGCTAAGATTAATAGGGAATACTCCGCTGCAGGTTGACGTTGTGCTTCTGCATCCTGGAACCTATAAATCGAAGCATACTCCCGATGAACATTTAAGGACCTTTTACAAAACCTTCGAGGATGTTAAGCACGAAAAGTTTGACGGTATGATTATTACCGGCGCTCCTGTTGAACACATGCCATTTGAAGAAGTGGATTACTGGGAAGAACTTACAAGGATAATGGACTGGAGCAAGAAAAACGTCTATTCGGTAATGTATATCTGCTGGGCAGCAATGGCGGCCCTTTACCATTTCTATAAAATACCGAAGTATCCATTGCCTGAAAAGCTGTTCGGCGTGTTTGAACATACTGTTACCGTTAAAAACGTGAAACTCCTGAGAGGTTTTGATGACGTGTTCTATGTACCTCATTCAAGACATTCCGAAGTACGCAGGGAAGATATTGAGAAGGTTCCTGACCTGGAAATTCTTTCAGAGTCGCCTGAAGCAGGTGTTTATATAGTTCGGTCCAGGGATGACAGACAGATTTTTGTTACCGGGCATTCGGAATATGATCCGCTGACTCTCAAAACAGAATATGAAAGAGATCTTAAAAAAGGACTAAATATTAAAATACCCAAGAATTATTTTCCTAATGATGATCCCTCAAAAATGCCTGTAACACGTTGGAGAGCGCATGCTAACCTTTTGTTCTACAACTGGCTGAACTACTACGTATATCAGGAGACGCCGTATAACCTGGATGAACTGAATGGATATTGA
- a CDS encoding homocysteine synthase: protein MSERKYRFDTLQVHAGQIPDPTTGARAVPIYQTTSYVFNDTEHAANLFALKEAGNIYTRIMNPTVDVFEKRMAALEGGVGALAVSSGSAAITYAVLNIAECGDNIVAASTLYGGTYNLFSVTLPKFGIKTIFVNPDDPENFRKAINEHTKAIFIETIGNPGINLIDIEKVAEIAHENKIPLIVDNTFGTPYLIRPFEYGADIVVHSATKYIGGHGTSIGGVIVDSGKFDWTASGKFPGLTEPDPSYHGLKYTEVFGNAAYIVKVRVQLLRDTGACMSPFNAFLLLQGLETLSLRVEKHLSNTKRVVEFLSQHPKVGWVNYPSLPGNKYYNLAQKYFPKGAGSIFTFGIKGGREAGIRFIENLKLFSLLANVADAKSLVIHPASTTHAQLSEEEQLAAGVTPDMIRLSIGIEDPEDLIEDLAQALDKATP from the coding sequence ATGAGCGAAAGGAAATACAGGTTTGACACTCTGCAGGTTCACGCCGGACAAATACCTGATCCGACGACGGGTGCAAGGGCTGTGCCGATTTATCAGACAACATCCTATGTCTTTAACGATACCGAACATGCGGCCAACCTTTTTGCACTGAAAGAGGCAGGTAATATATACACAAGAATTATGAACCCGACCGTGGATGTTTTTGAAAAGCGCATGGCTGCACTTGAGGGTGGTGTTGGTGCACTGGCGGTGTCATCCGGTTCTGCGGCTATTACGTACGCCGTCTTGAACATAGCCGAATGTGGCGACAATATAGTTGCAGCCAGTACTTTGTACGGCGGTACATATAACCTGTTTTCCGTTACTCTTCCGAAATTTGGAATAAAAACAATTTTTGTAAATCCCGACGACCCCGAAAACTTCAGAAAAGCAATCAATGAACACACAAAAGCCATTTTTATTGAAACAATAGGAAATCCGGGAATCAATCTGATTGATATTGAGAAAGTGGCAGAGATTGCTCATGAAAACAAAATCCCTTTGATTGTTGACAATACCTTCGGCACACCCTACTTAATCAGGCCTTTTGAATACGGGGCTGATATTGTTGTCCATTCCGCAACTAAATATATCGGTGGGCATGGTACTTCTATCGGCGGCGTTATCGTGGATTCAGGCAAGTTTGACTGGACGGCAAGCGGAAAATTCCCCGGTCTTACAGAACCCGATCCAAGCTATCATGGGCTAAAATACACCGAAGTCTTTGGAAATGCGGCATATATTGTAAAAGTACGTGTACAGCTTTTACGCGATACCGGAGCATGCATGAGTCCGTTTAATGCTTTTCTGCTTTTGCAGGGGCTTGAAACTCTTTCACTCAGGGTTGAGAAGCATCTTTCGAATACAAAACGTGTTGTGGAGTTTTTGAGTCAGCACCCGAAAGTAGGCTGGGTAAACTATCCGTCACTTCCGGGGAATAAATATTACAACCTGGCTCAGAAATATTTCCCGAAAGGTGCAGGTTCGATTTTTACTTTCGGAATAAAGGGCGGAAGGGAAGCAGGCATCCGTTTCATAGAAAACCTGAAGCTTTTCTCATTGCTTGCCAATGTGGCAGATGCCAAGTCACTGGTTATACATCCCGCCAGCACGACCCACGCCCAGCTTTCAGAAGAAGAACAGCTGGCAGCAGGGGTAACGCCCGACATGATAAGGCTTTCCATCGGCATTGAGGATCCCGAAGACCTGATTGAAGATCTTGCGCAGGCTCTTGACAAAGCAACTCCGTGA
- the nifJ gene encoding pyruvate:ferredoxin (flavodoxin) oxidoreductase encodes MPKTMKTMDGNTAAAYISYFFTEVAGIYPITPSSPMAELVDEWSAHGKKNMFDQPVKVIEMQSEAGAAGVVHGSLAAGALTTTYTASQGLLLMIPNMYKIAGELLPGVFHVSARAVASHALSIFGDHQDVMACRQTGFALLASSNVQEVMDLGAIAHLSAVKSRVPFLHFFDGFRTSHEQQKIEVLDYEELRKLVDFDAIQKFRERALNPSHPVVRGTAQNPDIFFQNREASNPFYNAVPDIVDYYMQEINKITGKNYKPFNYYGAPDAEYVIVAMGSVCDCIDEVVDYLTEKGERVGSVRVHLYRPFSHKHLLDVLPKTVRKITVLDRTKEPGAPGEPLYLDIVNFVFKNNLEIQVVGGRYGLGSKDTRPSQIIAVFENLKKEKPKDRFTIGIVDDVTYTSLEEGEIVDTTPKGTISCKFWGLGSDGTVGANKTAIKIIGDKTNLYAQGYFSYDSKKSGGSTISHLRFGPKPIRSPYLVYTADYIACHNPSFVNHFDLLKGLKKNGIFVLNCQWSEEELDEKLPASMKRYIANNNINFYIINAIKIAREVGLGNRINMVMQSVFFKLAGIIPVNDAIHYLKESVETAYGKKGQKIVDMNKEAIDRSLEALIRVNVPEEWKNAVDENAPIKDEPEFVKKIQRPMARHEGDELPVSVFVGMEDGSFPVGTTKYEKRGIAVLIPEWHIDKCIQCNQCSFVCPHAVIRPVLLDGEEEKRAPDTFKTLQAKGKGLEQYKFRIQVSPMDCTGCGVCAEVCPAPGKALIMKDAEQEIMMESENYEFSLTVTEKEAMDKKTLKGSQFIRPLFEFNGACPGCGETPYVKLLTQLFGDRMLIANATGCSSIYSASAPSIPYTTNAYGRGPAWGNSLFEDNAEYGYGMFLAVKQLREKIAELMKEAMRTDISDKAKDVFRKWLDAFDDGEESKRVSAEVMEVLNENPENPQFKQILDLKDYLIKPSQWIIGGDGWAYDIGFGGLDQVISTGDDVNILVLDTEVYSNTGGQSSKSTPTAAVAKFAAAGKRIRKKDLGLMAISYGYVYVAQIAMGANMNQTVKALVEAESYKGPSLIIAYSPCINHGIKTGMGTSIAEEKKAVECGYWHLYRYNPMLKEQGKNPFILDSREPTKDFREFLLGEVRYSQLATVFPEIAEDLFKQAERHAKERYQWYKRLAEISS; translated from the coding sequence ATGCCAAAGACGATGAAAACAATGGACGGGAATACAGCTGCGGCGTATATATCATATTTCTTCACCGAGGTTGCGGGCATATACCCCATAACACCGTCCTCTCCAATGGCCGAACTGGTGGATGAGTGGTCAGCTCATGGAAAAAAGAATATGTTTGATCAGCCGGTAAAGGTCATTGAAATGCAGTCCGAGGCGGGTGCTGCCGGAGTAGTGCACGGTTCGCTTGCCGCGGGAGCTTTAACCACGACCTATACCGCATCCCAGGGACTTCTTTTGATGATACCCAATATGTATAAAATTGCCGGAGAATTACTCCCCGGTGTGTTTCATGTCTCTGCCCGTGCAGTTGCGAGCCATGCGCTGTCGATCTTCGGTGATCATCAGGATGTTATGGCATGCCGGCAGACAGGCTTTGCGCTCCTTGCATCATCAAACGTTCAGGAAGTTATGGATCTTGGAGCCATAGCTCATCTTTCGGCAGTCAAGTCACGAGTGCCTTTTCTGCACTTTTTTGACGGGTTCAGAACGTCTCATGAACAACAGAAAATAGAAGTTCTGGACTATGAAGAACTCAGAAAACTCGTGGATTTCGATGCAATTCAGAAATTTCGGGAGAGGGCTTTAAACCCGTCACACCCGGTTGTAAGGGGAACTGCACAGAATCCGGACATATTCTTTCAAAACAGGGAAGCTTCAAACCCGTTTTATAATGCCGTACCCGACATTGTTGATTATTACATGCAGGAGATCAACAAAATTACCGGAAAGAACTATAAACCTTTCAATTATTATGGTGCTCCCGATGCTGAATATGTAATTGTGGCGATGGGATCGGTCTGCGACTGCATCGATGAAGTGGTGGATTACCTTACCGAAAAGGGTGAACGGGTAGGTTCGGTAAGGGTGCATTTATACAGACCTTTCTCTCATAAGCACCTTCTGGACGTACTTCCCAAAACCGTGCGGAAAATCACAGTCCTTGACAGGACGAAAGAACCCGGTGCTCCCGGCGAACCGCTGTATCTGGACATTGTTAATTTCGTTTTTAAAAACAATCTGGAGATCCAGGTGGTTGGCGGGCGATATGGATTGGGTTCAAAAGACACAAGGCCTTCGCAGATAATTGCTGTTTTTGAGAATTTGAAAAAGGAAAAGCCGAAAGACAGATTTACAATTGGTATTGTCGACGATGTAACATATACATCTCTTGAAGAAGGCGAGATTGTTGATACAACGCCGAAAGGAACTATAAGCTGCAAATTCTGGGGACTTGGTTCCGACGGCACGGTAGGGGCAAACAAGACGGCAATCAAGATAATAGGGGATAAAACCAATTTGTACGCCCAGGGGTATTTTTCATACGACAGTAAAAAGTCGGGCGGTTCCACGATATCCCATCTCAGGTTCGGCCCTAAACCGATACGTTCGCCTTATCTTGTATATACCGCCGACTATATTGCATGCCATAACCCGTCTTTTGTAAACCATTTTGACCTCCTCAAGGGGCTTAAGAAAAACGGAATTTTCGTTCTTAACTGCCAGTGGAGCGAAGAAGAACTGGATGAGAAACTCCCGGCATCTATGAAAAGATATATCGCAAACAACAACATAAACTTCTATATCATTAACGCAATTAAGATTGCCCGGGAAGTGGGGCTTGGGAACCGCATCAATATGGTTATGCAGAGTGTGTTTTTCAAGCTCGCCGGAATAATTCCCGTAAATGACGCAATTCACTATCTTAAGGAATCGGTGGAAACCGCCTACGGTAAAAAGGGTCAGAAAATTGTTGATATGAACAAGGAAGCAATAGACAGATCACTTGAGGCTTTGATAAGGGTAAATGTTCCTGAGGAATGGAAAAACGCCGTTGACGAAAATGCGCCAATAAAGGATGAGCCCGAATTTGTGAAGAAAATTCAAAGGCCGATGGCAAGGCATGAAGGAGACGAACTTCCCGTCAGCGTCTTTGTCGGCATGGAAGACGGCAGTTTCCCAGTAGGAACTACAAAATACGAAAAACGCGGAATTGCGGTTTTGATACCTGAATGGCATATCGACAAATGCATTCAGTGCAACCAGTGTTCGTTTGTATGCCCGCATGCGGTAATCAGGCCTGTTCTTCTTGACGGTGAAGAAGAAAAACGGGCGCCCGATACGTTTAAAACGCTACAGGCTAAGGGAAAAGGGCTTGAACAATACAAGTTCAGGATTCAGGTAAGCCCCATGGATTGCACAGGCTGTGGCGTATGCGCTGAGGTATGTCCTGCGCCCGGCAAGGCGCTGATAATGAAAGATGCTGAACAGGAAATAATGATGGAATCCGAAAACTATGAATTTAGTTTGACGGTGACAGAAAAAGAAGCAATGGATAAAAAGACGCTTAAGGGAAGCCAGTTCATCCGTCCGCTGTTTGAGTTTAACGGGGCCTGCCCCGGCTGTGGAGAAACTCCGTATGTGAAGCTTCTTACACAGTTGTTCGGCGACAGAATGCTCATTGCAAATGCAACGGGTTGCTCGTCTATTTACAGCGCCAGCGCTCCGTCAATTCCATATACAACAAATGCCTACGGCAGAGGTCCTGCATGGGGTAACTCGCTGTTTGAGGATAACGCCGAATATGGGTACGGGATGTTCCTTGCCGTGAAACAACTGCGGGAGAAAATAGCCGAGCTGATGAAAGAAGCAATGAGAACCGACATATCCGACAAAGCGAAGGATGTATTCCGGAAATGGCTGGACGCTTTCGACGACGGTGAAGAATCGAAAAGGGTATCAGCGGAAGTAATGGAAGTCCTGAATGAAAACCCCGAAAATCCTCAATTTAAACAAATCCTTGATCTTAAGGATTATCTTATAAAACCGTCCCAGTGGATTATAGGAGGTGACGGCTGGGCTTACGACATAGGATTCGGAGGCCTGGATCAGGTTATTTCCACCGGTGATGACGTGAATATACTGGTTCTGGATACCGAAGTGTATTCAAATACGGGAGGACAGTCTTCAAAGTCAACGCCAACTGCAGCCGTTGCAAAGTTCGCCGCGGCAGGAAAGAGAATCAGAAAAAAAGACCTTGGTCTGATGGCGATAAGTTATGGCTACGTGTATGTGGCCCAGATCGCAATGGGCGCAAACATGAACCAGACCGTAAAGGCGCTGGTTGAGGCTGAAAGTTATAAAGGGCCGTCTCTTATAATAGCGTATTCCCCGTGTATCAATCACGGTATAAAAACCGGCATGGGAACAAGTATTGCGGAAGAAAAGAAAGCCGTTGAGTGCGGTTACTGGCATCTGTACCGCTATAACCCGATGCTTAAGGAGCAGGGAAAGAACCCGTTTATACTTGACTCCAGGGAACCGACAAAGGATTTCAGGGAGTTTCTGCTTGGCGAAGTGCGTTATTCACAGCTGGCGACGGTATTCCCTGAAATTGCCGAGGATTTGTTCAAGCAGGCAGAAAGGCATGCGAAGGAAAGGTATCAATGGTACAAACGTCTGGCGGAAATCTCCAGCTGA
- a CDS encoding 3'-5' exoribonuclease YhaM family protein yields the protein MRFVGVAIKDLKLGETINGIYILRKKELKEASNKKPFIDVVFSDNTGEIPAKIWDAGEDVYNKLQLNMLYYVNAKVDCFKDMMQLTINKMRIADPEDQKEIDKFVPSAPIPAGDMLNEIYEYAYRITNEEIRKLVLKLLKDKEEKLVYYPAAKSLHHSIRSGLLYHILRMLRLSEKLKEIYEEINLDLLYAGVLIHDLAKIGELEANELGISEYSKEGQLLGHIVMGICEIERAGNELGISPEVMLLLKHMVLSHHYEAEYGSPKRPMFLEAELLHFIDMIDARVYDYVNNLKNVEEGGFSDPVWSLDRRRLYKPQLHKE from the coding sequence ATGAGGTTTGTTGGAGTAGCAATAAAAGATTTGAAGCTGGGAGAGACAATTAACGGGATATACATACTTCGTAAGAAGGAACTTAAAGAGGCATCAAACAAAAAACCGTTTATTGATGTGGTTTTTTCTGACAATACCGGTGAAATTCCGGCAAAGATCTGGGATGCCGGCGAAGATGTTTATAATAAACTGCAACTGAACATGCTTTATTATGTCAATGCAAAAGTTGACTGTTTCAAAGACATGATGCAGCTTACAATAAATAAAATGCGTATAGCTGATCCCGAGGACCAGAAAGAGATAGACAAGTTCGTGCCCTCGGCACCAATTCCCGCCGGCGATATGCTGAATGAAATATATGAGTATGCATACAGAATTACAAACGAAGAGATTCGAAAACTGGTATTGAAACTTTTGAAAGACAAGGAAGAAAAACTTGTTTATTATCCGGCTGCAAAATCATTGCATCATTCAATCCGCAGCGGGCTTTTGTATCATATTCTCAGAATGCTTCGCCTGTCGGAAAAATTGAAGGAAATATACGAGGAAATAAACCTTGACTTACTGTATGCAGGTGTTTTAATTCATGACCTTGCCAAAATAGGAGAACTGGAAGCCAATGAATTGGGAATTTCGGAATATTCTAAGGAAGGTCAGCTTCTGGGCCATATAGTAATGGGAATTTGCGAAATAGAACGGGCCGGAAATGAACTGGGCATTTCTCCCGAAGTGATGTTGCTCCTGAAGCATATGGTTTTAAGCCATCACTATGAAGCCGAGTATGGAAGTCCGAAAAGACCGATGTTCCTTGAAGCGGAGTTGCTGCATTTCATTGATATGATAGATGCGAGGGTTTATGATTATGTAAATAATCTGAAAAACGTTGAGGAAGGCGGTTTTTCCGATCCTGTATGGTCTCTTGACAGAAGAAGATTGTATAAACCACAATTGCACAAAGAATAA
- a CDS encoding HD-GYP domain-containing protein — protein MRRVSLDKIQSGAILAKTIVTLEGKVLLASGVEITEEFKKRLLANGITEVYIEDEISKDIQIHGVVHEDIVTEAKRRVKLMMTNPSLKTSIDGYQIMQIVDKIISDILSNRDIVATLSDIRSVDDYTFSHSVNVCILSLIIGIGFGYGSDKLRELGVGSILHDIGKMMIPQEILKKPVQLTNDEFEEIKKHTIYGHELLKKIRGISMMASYIILGHHERMDGSGYPYHLKGENIHKAARIVAVADVYDALTTDRVYRKKLMPHEVIDYITSLGSQHFDQDVVDVFIRYIAYYPVGTGVILNTGERGIVKKYNKKYPTRPVVRVVTDASGKMLQKQKEVDLTSELQYRIVDIWDI, from the coding sequence GTGCGCAGGGTCAGCCTGGATAAAATACAATCCGGGGCAATACTTGCAAAGACTATCGTGACATTGGAAGGTAAAGTATTACTCGCTTCCGGAGTGGAAATTACTGAAGAATTCAAAAAGAGGCTTTTAGCCAACGGTATAACCGAAGTTTACATTGAGGACGAAATATCGAAGGACATACAAATTCATGGCGTGGTGCATGAAGATATTGTTACCGAAGCTAAACGCCGGGTTAAGCTGATGATGACCAACCCTTCCTTGAAAACCAGTATTGATGGTTATCAGATTATGCAGATTGTTGATAAAATAATATCCGATATCCTTTCAAACAGGGATATCGTTGCGACTCTTTCAGACATAAGGTCTGTTGATGATTATACTTTTTCCCACAGCGTTAATGTTTGCATTCTTTCGCTGATTATCGGAATCGGTTTTGGTTATGGTAGTGATAAACTGCGGGAATTGGGCGTTGGTTCTATTCTTCACGATATAGGGAAAATGATGATCCCTCAGGAAATTCTTAAAAAACCCGTTCAACTGACCAATGATGAGTTTGAGGAAATAAAAAAGCATACCATTTACGGACATGAGCTTTTGAAAAAAATCAGGGGCATTTCAATGATGGCGTCCTACATAATTCTTGGACACCATGAACGCATGGACGGAAGCGGGTATCCTTATCATCTGAAAGGTGAAAACATACATAAAGCGGCGCGTATCGTTGCAGTTGCCGATGTATACGATGCCCTTACAACCGACAGGGTTTACAGAAAAAAACTCATGCCTCATGAAGTAATTGATTACATAACCTCTCTCGGCTCGCAGCATTTTGATCAGGATGTGGTGGATGTTTTCATCAGGTACATTGCATATTATCCTGTCGGCACAGGTGTGATTTTGAACACCGGGGAAAGAGGTATAGTGAAAAAATATAACAAAAAGTATCCGACACGGCCTGTTGTGAGGGTAGTAACGGACGCTTCAGGGAAAATGCTTCAGAAACAGAAGGAAGTGGATTTGACCAGTGAGCTGCAATATCGTATAGTAGATATATGGGATATATGA
- a CDS encoding spore coat protein, which produces MLTEKDMVNDYLSSLKSSLTVYTTAISECSNPQLRNTLKQMRDQDEERQMRLAQYAIQKGYYQPAQPAQPNQIQQVYNQLQGGGQQQQQSMH; this is translated from the coding sequence ATGTTAACTGAAAAGGATATGGTAAATGATTACCTGAGCTCTTTAAAAAGCAGCTTAACCGTTTATACCACCGCAATATCCGAATGCAGCAATCCTCAGTTGAGAAATACGTTAAAACAAATGAGAGATCAGGATGAAGAACGTCAGATGAGACTTGCCCAATATGCCATTCAAAAAGGATATTATCAGCCTGCACAGCCCGCACAGCCAAACCAGATACAGCAGGTTTACAATCAGTTACAGGGTGGTGGCCAGCAACAACAGCAAAGCATGCATTAA
- a CDS encoding IS256 family transposase: protein MDKNTYYETVKNMAVEKVLNQYCSDSDPSRPALKKLLEDLLDWFMLSERQIYLLKNENDKGNGFYDRKLGTPMGNLDISVPRTRTGDFRPHILPEPYKRVDESYTDLLMSLVVNGYSESSLLNTLKSLNLPYSDDELNKIKDDLKSELDLFKQRELPESVFALLIDAYHCEIKDGSKVKKAACYIILGVDMEGKKDIFGLYTFFGKENRADWNKVFEDLINRGLKRVLVVVSDDFPGIIETVKAVYPYADHQLCFVHLQRNIRKYMTKADAAEFNKELDKIKFASSFDEAVQKFYDLCSKFKSKYSRYMNILMEKAEHYMAFIKYPESLRKHVYTTNSVESINSLVEKIRIRSGGYFNSVEVLEINIYLQRENLRRTKWKKAVPMINAHIYEIQQIFQLRYFNQTQNS from the coding sequence ATGGATAAAAATACCTATTATGAAACAGTCAAAAATATGGCGGTTGAAAAAGTATTAAACCAGTATTGCTCTGATTCAGATCCATCACGCCCTGCCCTCAAAAAGTTGCTGGAGGATTTGCTCGACTGGTTTATGTTGTCTGAACGCCAAATCTATCTCTTGAAAAACGAGAACGACAAAGGCAACGGCTTTTATGATAGAAAACTTGGTACACCTATGGGTAACCTGGACATCTCTGTCCCAAGAACTCGCACTGGCGATTTCAGACCCCACATCCTACCTGAACCGTATAAAAGGGTGGATGAATCCTATACAGACCTTCTTATGTCCCTTGTTGTCAACGGTTATTCAGAATCTTCTCTCTTAAATACCCTCAAAAGCCTCAACCTTCCTTACTCTGATGATGAACTCAACAAAATCAAAGATGACCTAAAAAGTGAATTAGACCTTTTCAAACAACGGGAATTACCCGAATCGGTGTTTGCTTTATTAATCGATGCTTATCATTGTGAGATAAAAGACGGCTCAAAAGTGAAGAAAGCCGCATGCTACATAATCCTTGGCGTTGATATGGAAGGTAAGAAAGACATCTTTGGCCTTTACACCTTCTTCGGCAAAGAAAACAGAGCCGATTGGAACAAGGTCTTTGAAGACTTGATAAACCGCGGTCTTAAACGAGTTTTAGTGGTTGTAAGTGATGATTTCCCAGGTATTATCGAGACCGTCAAAGCTGTATATCCATATGCTGATCATCAGCTCTGTTTTGTACACCTTCAGAGAAATATCCGCAAATACATGACCAAAGCTGATGCCGCAGAATTCAATAAAGAACTCGATAAAATAAAATTTGCTTCTTCCTTTGATGAAGCTGTTCAAAAGTTTTATGACCTTTGCAGTAAATTTAAGAGTAAATATAGCCGATATATGAACATTCTCATGGAGAAAGCAGAACATTATATGGCTTTCATTAAATACCCCGAATCCTTGAGGAAGCATGTTTATACTACCAACAGTGTAGAGAGTATCAACAGTCTAGTTGAAAAAATTCGGATAAGATCGGGTGGTTACTTTAACTCTGTCGAAGTATTGGAAATTAACATATATTTACAGAGGGAGAACTTGAGGCGGACAAAATGGAAAAAAGCGGTACCAATGATAAATGCTCACATTTATGAAATACAACAAATTTTCCAGTTACGTTACTTTAATCAGACACAAAATTCTTGA